The Arthrobacter oryzae DNA window ACCACGCTCAGCTCTGCCGATCCGAAGTTCGTCCGGTCATGCACCTACACCCTGGGCGGCGCCAACTACCGGCCGGCGCCCTACTACGACTGCGACGGCATCAATGCCCACCGGGAACCGTGGGCGTATGTGGCCGACGCCGACCGTATGGTGGTGCGCTGCTACATCGTGCAAAGCGACCACTGGACCCCCAATCCGATCCGCACGTGGTACCGGCTTGAAGCGGGATCCACCCGCAACGTGGGCCGCTACGTGGTGGCAGGATCCACGACGCTGGGAGAACCCGGCAACGCGGGGGTGCCGCCGTGCTGAGCCCTGTTACGGACGGCTTTGCGGAAGGATGCGCAGGTCAGGCGGTCGGGGAGAGCTCCCCATCGCGGTCCCGCGGATGGTTGGGTAGGCTGTCGCGGGAAACAGAGAGCCCGGTACCGGGTCTTTGGAAACGCTGCCCTGGGGGCGGCCGCGATTTTGAGGGATTTGAAAACTTGTGACAACTCTGTTCGGCAGGCTGGGTCTCAGGGAGCGCCGCAGGAAGTTGGTTACCGGCACCGTTTTTGCGGTGGCTGGTGCTGCGCTGGTGGCCGGTGCGGTGATTTATCCGGGGTTTAAGACCACTGAGGTGGAATTGAACGACGGCGGCGTGTGGGTGGTCAGCAAGGCCAAGAATGCTGTGGGCCGGTTGAATTATCCCTCGCGGGTGCTGGATGGTGCGGTGACGCCTGCCAGCACTACCTTCGACATCCTGCAGAATTCCGGGAACATCTTCGTTGACGATGAAACCGGCTCCACCCTGAACCAGGTGTCCCCGGCCAGCATGCAGCTCGGCGGTGACAAGCAGCTGCCCGGCTCAGCCGATGTCAGCTTCGGTTCCAGTGTCATTTCCGTGACCGACCCTTCCAAGGGCAAGGTCTGGGCCCTCTCGCCGTCCACCGTCAACGGATTCGACGAGGAAGCCACCGAGCCCGCCCTGGTCGGTTCGGAAGGGCTGGTATCCGCAGTCGGTCCGGACAACAGGATTTACAGCGCCGATCCCAAGACCGGCGCCGTCACCATCACCGCGGTTGATGCCAATGGTGCGACCACCTCCACCGACTCCAGCACGTGGGACGGGCTGAAGGGTGCGGGGGATCTGCAGCTGGCTGTGGTGGGGGATGAGCCGGTGGTGCTTGATGCCGGGCGGGGGAAGCTGTTCCTGCCGGGCGGGCGTGAGTTGGCGTTGGCGGATGCGCGGGATGCGAAGTTGCAGCAGTCCGGGCCGGAGTCGGATGTGGTGGCGGTGGCGACGCCGAAGGCGTTGTTGAAGCAGCCGCTGGATGGTTCGACGGCGAAGGCGGTGTCGTTTGATGGTGAGGGTGTTCCGGCGGCTCCGGTGCAGCTGGGAGGGTGTGTCCATGCGGCGTGGTCGGGGGCGAACAAGTATGTCCGTGACTGTGTGAATGATGCTGATGACAAGACTGTGGACGTGCCTAAGGCGAGTGCGTCGCCGTCGTATGTGTTCCGGGTGAACCGGGACCTGGTGGTGCTCAATGATGTGAATTCGGGCAATGTGTGGCTGGTGAACCAGAACATGCTGCTGGTCAACAACTGGGACGACGTGGTCCCGCCCAAGAACCAGTCCGATGAGCAGGACCAGGAATCCGCGGACAACAACACCATCAACATCCTCCCGGACCGCACCAAGCCCAATCGGCCGCCGGAAACCAAACCCGACGTCGCCGGGGTCCGGCCGGGCCGCACCACCATCCTCAGCGTCCTTGACAACGACTCCGACCCCGACGGCGACGTCCTGACGGCGTCCGTCGGCGGCTCCGGCCCTGCCTCGGGCACCCTCCAGAACATCTACGGCGGCACTGCCTTCCAGATCACCGTGCCCGCCGACGCCAAGCCCGGCTCCGAAACCTTCGACTACAACGCTGCGGACGGCCGCGGCCTCTCCGCCGGCGGCCAGGTGTCCCTGAACATCGTCGGCCCGGACGAGAACAAGCCGCCGGTCTTCAAGCGCGGCGAACCCACCACCATGCTGGTGGAGCAGGGGAAAACCGTCAGCCAGAACATCCTCACGGACTGGACCGACCCCGACGGCGACGACCTCGTGCTGATGGACGCCAAGGCGGACAACGACCAGGACCAGGTCAAGGTCCGCCGCGACGGACTGCTCACCTACCAGGATTCCGGGGCAGCCCCCGGCAAGAAGACCGTCACGGTGTCCGTCTGGGACGGCCGCGACACCACCACCGGGCAGGTGGTGGTGAACGTGCAGCCGCCGGGCGCGTTGGTGCCGGTGGTCAACGCCGACCACGTCACCGCCGTCGTCGGCCAGGACCTGGTGATCGCACCGCTGAAGAACGACGTCGATCCCAACGGCGGCGCCCTCCGGCTCGCCCAGGTGGAAGCCTCCGGCCCCGCCGAACTCGGCCCCGTCACCGATGGCGGCACCTTCACCTTCCGGAGCGAGACCGCCGGCCCCGTCTACCTGACCTATATCGCCAGCAACGGTCCGCAGAGCAGCCAGGGCCTCATCCGTGTGGACGTGGAATCAGGCAAGGACACGGGCGACCCCGTGGCGGTCCATGACGTGGCACTCATGCCGACAGGCGGCAGCGTGCTCCTTGACCCGCTGGCCAACGACTCCGATCCCTCCGGCGGCGTGCTGGTGCTGCAGTCGGTCCAGCTCCCGGAAAACACCACGGCATCGGTCAGCGTGATCGACCACAGCGTGCTGCGGATCACCGACGTGCTCGGTACGAAGGAACCCTTCCTGTTCAAGTACACGATGTCCAACGGAAAGAAGTCCGCCACCGGCAGCGTCTCCGTGGTGCCCGTGCCGGCGCCCGCACTGGTCGAAGCACCCCAGCCGAAACCTGACGAAGTGAACGTCCGCGTCAACGACGTCGTCACCATTCCGGTGCTGGCCAACGACACCCATCCCCAGGGGCAGAAGCTGACCGTGGATCCGGTGCTGCCCCAGGCGGTGGCGGCCGAGGACGGCCAGAGCTTCGTATCCGAAAACACGCTGCGGTTCATCGCAGGTTCCACGCCCAAGACGGTCCGCGCCATCTACAACGCCGTCGATCCGCAGGGCCAGAAAAGCGCGGCTGCGGTGACCATCCATGTCCTGCCGCTGGAAGGCGCCGAAAACTCCCGGCCGCAGCCGAAGAACCTGACCGCGAGGGTGGTGGCGGCCGGTACCGTCCGGATTCCGGTGGAACTGGACGGCATCGATCCCGACGGCGACTCAGTCCAGCTGACCGGCATCGACAGTACCCCGAACATGGGCACCGCCATGGTGGGCAGCAACTTCATCGACTTCACCGCGGCCGGCGACGGCGCGGGCACGGACACCTTCCGTTATCGGGTGGTGGACCGGCAGGGCGCCGTCAACACCGGCACGGTCACTGTTGGCATCGCGCCCCGCGGCGACGCGAACCAGAAACCCACCCCCGTTGACGACGACGTGCAGGTCCGGCCTGGACGCCAGATTGCGGTGGACGCCGCCGGCAACGACACCGACCCCGACGGCGACCCCATCGGCATTGCCAGCGACGGCATCGAAGCGCCTGCGGAACTCCAGGCGACCGTCAGCAAGACGAGCGGGCGCATCATTCTGCAGGCTCCGGCCAGCGAGGGCACGGTCAATGTCCGCTATGCGGTGGCCGATGACCGCGGCGCCTCGGCCCAGGCCACCATCCGGGTGAACGTGCGCAACGACGTGCCGCTCCAGGCCCCGATTGCCCGGGACGACCGCGTGACCTCCGCTCAGACCCTTGGCAAGACCGCCGTTGACGTTCCCGTGCTGAAGAACGACGAAGACCCGGACGGCGTGGGCGAGAACCTGAAGATCGCTACCGATGCCACCACCGCCCGGCCAGGCACCGAGGGCAACATGGTGGTGGAGCTGACGGAGCAGCCGCAGCTCATCCCGTATACCGTCGAGGACGTGGACGGACAGAAGTCCACCGCCATCATCTGGGTGCCCGGCATCGGCCAGCAGGTGCCGACGCTGGCGAAGGACGAGGTCCTCGAGGTCATCGCCGGACAGTCCGTGACGGTGGACCTGAAGGAATGGGTGAAGGTCCGCGACGGACGGTCGCCCCGCCTGACGCAGACCGACCGGATTAAGCTGATCGGCTCCGACGGTGGCGACCCGGTGGCCGGAAACGGCGCGGCGATCAAATACACCGCCGGCCAGGACTATGTGGGACCGGGTTCCATCAGCTTTGAAGTCACCGACGGTACCGGTCCGGATGATCCTGCCGGGCTGAAGTCGACGCTCAGCATCCGGACCAAGGTGCTGCCGGATCCCGACCGGAACAACCCGCCCACCTTGCTGGGAAGCTCCGTGGACGTTCCGAAGGGCGAATCCGCCGAGACCGACCTGGGCAGGCTCACCTCAGACCCCGACCGCGACGACGTGGACAACATGACGTATGAGCTGGTGGGGGACGGCCCGGCCGGCTTCAACGCCCGCATCGACGGCAGGACCCTCAAGGCGTCGGTCGACGGCGCAACGGCCACCGGCACCGCAGGTGCCGTGCAGATCAAAGCCAAAGATCCCCGGGGACTCGAAGCCACCGCAACATTCCAGCTGGCCGTCACGGCCTCCAACCGGCCCAAGCCGGTGGCCAGCGACGACGTCGAGCCCAACGCGGCTGCCGGGAAGCCCGTATCCGTGAACGTCCTCGCCAACGACTCCAATCCGTTCCCGGAAACTCCGCTGAAAATCGTCACCGCCGCCACCGAGACCGGCAGCGGCGACGTCGAGGTGTCCGGTGGCGACGTGACCGTGACGCCGGCCTCCGGTTTCACCGGGACCCTGGTGGTGGCCTACACCGTCGAGGACAAGACGGGGGAGCGGTCACGGCAGGCTACGGCCCGGATCCGCCTCACTGTGAAGGATAAGCCGCTGGCACCTGCCACCCCGCAGGCCCAGAGTGTGGGCGACCAGACAGCCCTGCTGAACTGGACCGCACCGGCGGACCGCGGCTCACCCATTACCAAGTACACGGTCTACGGTGAGGGCGGCTTCCAGCAGGACTGCCCGGCCAATTCCTGCACCCTCACGGGCCTGACCAACAACACCAAGTACCACTTCCAGGTGACCGCCACGAACGAGTTCGGCGAGTCCGACAGGTCCCCTGCTTCGGCCGAGGTCCGTCCGGACGTCAAGCCGGACACTCCGGTTGCCCCGGCGCTGAAGTTCGGCGACAAGCAGCTCACGGTCACCTGGACGGCCCCGGCCAGCAAGGGTTCGCCCGTCAAGTCCTATGACCTGGAGATCTCCCCGGCGCCCGCCGGGCAGAACGCGCAGATCCAGAACCTGACCTCGCTCAGCTACGTCTGGAAGGGGCTGCAGAACGGAGTGTCCTACAAGGTCCGGGTCCTGGCGCGCAACGATG harbors:
- a CDS encoding Ig-like domain-containing protein, producing the protein MTTLFGRLGLRERRRKLVTGTVFAVAGAALVAGAVIYPGFKTTEVELNDGGVWVVSKAKNAVGRLNYPSRVLDGAVTPASTTFDILQNSGNIFVDDETGSTLNQVSPASMQLGGDKQLPGSADVSFGSSVISVTDPSKGKVWALSPSTVNGFDEEATEPALVGSEGLVSAVGPDNRIYSADPKTGAVTITAVDANGATTSTDSSTWDGLKGAGDLQLAVVGDEPVVLDAGRGKLFLPGGRELALADARDAKLQQSGPESDVVAVATPKALLKQPLDGSTAKAVSFDGEGVPAAPVQLGGCVHAAWSGANKYVRDCVNDADDKTVDVPKASASPSYVFRVNRDLVVLNDVNSGNVWLVNQNMLLVNNWDDVVPPKNQSDEQDQESADNNTINILPDRTKPNRPPETKPDVAGVRPGRTTILSVLDNDSDPDGDVLTASVGGSGPASGTLQNIYGGTAFQITVPADAKPGSETFDYNAADGRGLSAGGQVSLNIVGPDENKPPVFKRGEPTTMLVEQGKTVSQNILTDWTDPDGDDLVLMDAKADNDQDQVKVRRDGLLTYQDSGAAPGKKTVTVSVWDGRDTTTGQVVVNVQPPGALVPVVNADHVTAVVGQDLVIAPLKNDVDPNGGALRLAQVEASGPAELGPVTDGGTFTFRSETAGPVYLTYIASNGPQSSQGLIRVDVESGKDTGDPVAVHDVALMPTGGSVLLDPLANDSDPSGGVLVLQSVQLPENTTASVSVIDHSVLRITDVLGTKEPFLFKYTMSNGKKSATGSVSVVPVPAPALVEAPQPKPDEVNVRVNDVVTIPVLANDTHPQGQKLTVDPVLPQAVAAEDGQSFVSENTLRFIAGSTPKTVRAIYNAVDPQGQKSAAAVTIHVLPLEGAENSRPQPKNLTARVVAAGTVRIPVELDGIDPDGDSVQLTGIDSTPNMGTAMVGSNFIDFTAAGDGAGTDTFRYRVVDRQGAVNTGTVTVGIAPRGDANQKPTPVDDDVQVRPGRQIAVDAAGNDTDPDGDPIGIASDGIEAPAELQATVSKTSGRIILQAPASEGTVNVRYAVADDRGASAQATIRVNVRNDVPLQAPIARDDRVTSAQTLGKTAVDVPVLKNDEDPDGVGENLKIATDATTARPGTEGNMVVELTEQPQLIPYTVEDVDGQKSTAIIWVPGIGQQVPTLAKDEVLEVIAGQSVTVDLKEWVKVRDGRSPRLTQTDRIKLIGSDGGDPVAGNGAAIKYTAGQDYVGPGSISFEVTDGTGPDDPAGLKSTLSIRTKVLPDPDRNNPPTLLGSSVDVPKGESAETDLGRLTSDPDRDDVDNMTYELVGDGPAGFNARIDGRTLKASVDGATATGTAGAVQIKAKDPRGLEATATFQLAVTASNRPKPVASDDVEPNAAAGKPVSVNVLANDSNPFPETPLKIVTAATETGSGDVEVSGGDVTVTPASGFTGTLVVAYTVEDKTGERSRQATARIRLTVKDKPLAPATPQAQSVGDQTALLNWTAPADRGSPITKYTVYGEGGFQQDCPANSCTLTGLTNNTKYHFQVTATNEFGESDRSPASAEVRPDVKPDTPVAPALKFGDKQLTVTWTAPASKGSPVKSYDLEISPAPAGQNAQIQNLTSLSYVWKGLQNGVSYKVRVLARNDAKEPSEWSAYSAAEIPAGVPVTPAAPSAAAAGSVGTQSQLRVTWTAPNNNGDAISAYTLTTLRGGAVVATQQVSGTSQNVTVDNSESGYTFTVSATNKAGTSGTSAQSAAVRAVGKPDMVGQPTATLKDTNGDGGKIDVRFPVLTDAQRNGSTPGEITYKYRLTSGGGSGNIAAGGGVVAAANGTDTAVVVWAVSSRSSTAGDASPASNTVNPYGLAFAPTVTGSNSSGVGDRTVSWTWNQPSGNGRAVTGYQYSLDGGNWQDTGQRSFSKSVGFSETHTLRVRAISANQPGRIGSDTSRSGAEPPPPAPTSWDIRATPVRTCTEPNSSTDSYRNTNPDQCLSPGRWFETGYTAQTDYYVVWSGRVWYHLTSGAAGGNFARGDTTSLGTNPPGGMPRR